The Desmonostoc muscorum LEGE 12446 genome includes a region encoding these proteins:
- a CDS encoding 2TM domain-containing protein, with product MTAFEPQSIRSYSQEDVQQILHLAIARQADDKDTEFSYEQLLEIAAELEIAPESLKLAERDWVVQQSQVQQRKAFDAFRQRRFQKRLGNYAIFNGFLILVDLIAGGGISWSLYILLFCGLPVALDVWNTFQMKGEEYEIAFQKWNRKHQIKKTINTVLNKWFKALLT from the coding sequence ATGACGGCCTTTGAACCTCAAAGCATCCGCTCTTATAGCCAAGAAGATGTACAACAAATTTTACACTTGGCGATCGCTCGTCAAGCTGATGATAAAGACACAGAATTTTCTTATGAACAGCTATTAGAAATTGCTGCTGAGTTAGAAATTGCACCTGAATCTTTAAAATTAGCAGAACGTGATTGGGTAGTGCAACAAAGCCAAGTTCAACAGCGAAAAGCTTTTGACGCCTTCCGCCAAAGAAGATTTCAGAAGCGTCTAGGCAATTATGCAATTTTTAATGGCTTTTTGATACTCGTCGATTTAATCGCTGGTGGCGGAATTTCTTGGTCGCTGTACATTTTACTATTCTGCGGATTGCCAGTAGCGCTTGATGTCTGGAATACCTTTCAAATGAAGGGCGAAGAGTACGAAATCGCATTCCAGAAGTGGAACCGCAAGCATCAGATTAAGAAAACCATCAATACAGTTTTGAATAAGTGGTTTAAAGCATTGCTGACTTAG